In a single window of the Luteibacter rhizovicinus DSM 16549 genome:
- the rplW gene encoding 50S ribosomal protein L23, whose amino-acid sequence MSTERTLNTLRAPHISEKSARLAENNQYVFVVAPEATKADVRAAVEHLFDVKVVDVNLVNTKGKVKSFRFRTGNRQGKRKAYVRLADGHTIDVSAKA is encoded by the coding sequence ATGAGCACCGAACGCACGCTCAATACGCTTCGCGCGCCGCACATCTCTGAGAAGTCGGCTCGCCTCGCTGAGAACAACCAGTACGTATTCGTCGTGGCGCCTGAGGCGACCAAGGCCGATGTCCGTGCAGCGGTGGAACACCTCTTCGACGTCAAAGTCGTGGACGTGAACCTCGTTAACACAAAGGGCAAGGTCAAGTCGTTCCGCTTTCGCACTGGCAACCGCCAGGGCAAGCGTAAGGCCTACGTGCGCCTCGCCGACGGTCACACGATCGACGTGTCGGCCAAGGCCTGA
- the rpsQ gene encoding 30S ribosomal protein S17, protein MSDNTKTARTLTGRVISNKMNQTVTVLIERQVQHPLLGKIIRRSTKLHAHDETGANEGDLVRIAECRPLSKTKHHRVVEIVTRAEV, encoded by the coding sequence ATGAGCGATAACACAAAGACCGCGCGCACCCTTACGGGTCGCGTCATCAGCAACAAAATGAACCAGACCGTGACCGTGTTGATCGAGCGCCAGGTGCAGCATCCGCTGCTCGGCAAGATCATCCGTCGCTCCACGAAGCTTCACGCACATGACGAGACCGGTGCGAACGAAGGTGACCTGGTGCGCATCGCGGAATGCCGTCCGCTGTCGAAGACCAAGCATCACCGCGTGGTCGAAATCGTCACGCGCGCTGAAGTCTAA
- the rplC gene encoding 50S ribosomal protein L3, producing the protein MSIGLVGRKCGMSRLFTEDGRSIPVTLIEATPNRVTQVKTEENDGYSAVQVTTGAKRASLLTGPAKGHYAKAKVEPGRGLWEFRVSAEDAGKYAIGTEIKADDVFTVGQTVDVAGVSKGKGFQGTIKRHHFKMGDATHGNSLSHRAPGSIGQRQTPGRVFPGKKMSGHMGAVNRTQQGLEVVKVDAERHLIAVKGAVPGAPGGDVVIRPTTKG; encoded by the coding sequence ATGAGTATCGGACTGGTTGGCCGCAAATGCGGCATGAGCCGGCTCTTCACCGAAGACGGCCGCTCGATTCCGGTGACGCTGATTGAAGCGACCCCGAATCGTGTGACGCAGGTGAAGACCGAAGAGAACGACGGCTACAGCGCGGTGCAGGTTACGACCGGTGCCAAGCGTGCGTCGCTTCTGACGGGCCCCGCAAAGGGTCATTACGCCAAGGCCAAGGTTGAGCCGGGTCGCGGTCTGTGGGAATTCCGCGTGTCCGCGGAAGACGCAGGCAAGTACGCGATCGGCACCGAGATCAAGGCTGACGACGTGTTCACCGTCGGTCAGACGGTCGACGTTGCAGGCGTGTCGAAGGGTAAAGGTTTCCAGGGCACCATCAAGCGTCACCATTTCAAGATGGGCGATGCTACGCACGGTAACTCGCTGTCGCATCGCGCCCCTGGCTCGATCGGCCAGCGCCAAACGCCGGGTCGCGTGTTTCCTGGTAAGAAGATGTCGGGCCACATGGGCGCGGTCAACCGCACCCAGCAGGGTCTCGAAGTTGTCAAGGTCGACGCCGAGCGCCACCTGATCGCAGTCAAGGGCGCAGTCCCTGGCGCGCCGGGCGGTGACGTCGTGATTCGTCCGACGACCAAGGGCTGA
- the rplV gene encoding 50S ribosomal protein L22, with protein sequence MSTEAKAILRSARISAQKARLVADLVRGMPVGRASDVLAFTNKKAAHLVRKVLLSAVANAENNLGADVDELKVVRIFVDEGPAMKRMYARAKGRGSRILKRTSHVTVVVGN encoded by the coding sequence ATGAGCACTGAAGCCAAAGCGATCCTGCGCAGCGCCCGCATCTCGGCGCAGAAGGCACGCCTGGTGGCTGACCTGGTCCGCGGCATGCCCGTAGGCCGAGCCAGCGACGTGCTCGCCTTTACCAACAAGAAGGCCGCTCACCTTGTTCGCAAGGTGCTGCTCTCCGCCGTCGCCAACGCCGAAAACAATCTCGGTGCCGACGTGGACGAGCTGAAGGTCGTCCGTATCTTCGTCGACGAAGGTCCGGCCATGAAGCGTATGTACGCCCGCGCCAAAGGCCGCGGTTCGCGCATCCTGAAGCGCACCAGCCACGTTACTGTGGTTGTTGGCAACTGA
- the tuf gene encoding elongation factor Tu, whose protein sequence is MAKGKFERKKPHVNVGTIGHVDHGKTTLTAALTKIGAERFGGEFKDYGSIDAAPEEKARGITISTAHVEYESPMRHYGHVDCPGHADYVKNMITGAAQMDGAILVCSAADGPMPQTREHILLSRQVGVPYIVVFLNKADMVDDAELLELVEMEVRELLSKYEFPGDDTPIIHGSARLALDGDQSEIGVPSIIKLVDALDSWIPEPERVIDKPFLLPVEDVFSISGRGTVLTGRVERGIVKVGDAAEVVGLKDTQQTTVTGVEMFRKLLDQGQAGDNVGVLVRGLKREDVERGQVLAAPKSVTPHTEFEGEVYILSKDEGGRHTPFFSNYRPQFYFRTTDVTGSIKLPEGVEMVMPGDNVKINVTLGFPIAMDEGLRFAIREGGRTVGAGVVAKINK, encoded by the coding sequence ATGGCAAAGGGTAAGTTCGAGCGCAAGAAGCCGCACGTCAACGTCGGCACCATCGGTCACGTCGATCACGGCAAGACCACGCTGACGGCAGCACTGACGAAGATCGGTGCCGAGCGTTTCGGCGGTGAATTCAAGGACTACGGTTCGATCGACGCTGCGCCGGAAGAGAAGGCGCGCGGCATCACGATCTCGACCGCCCACGTTGAATACGAATCGCCGATGCGCCACTACGGCCACGTCGATTGCCCGGGACATGCTGACTACGTCAAGAACATGATCACCGGTGCGGCGCAGATGGACGGCGCGATCCTGGTGTGCTCGGCCGCTGACGGCCCGATGCCGCAGACGCGCGAGCACATCCTGCTGTCGCGTCAGGTCGGCGTGCCGTACATCGTCGTGTTCCTGAACAAGGCTGACATGGTCGACGACGCCGAGCTGCTCGAGCTGGTCGAGATGGAAGTCCGCGAACTGCTGTCGAAGTACGAGTTCCCGGGCGACGACACCCCGATCATCCACGGTTCGGCCCGTCTTGCTCTTGATGGCGACCAGTCGGAAATCGGCGTGCCGTCGATCATCAAGCTGGTCGACGCGCTCGACAGCTGGATTCCGGAGCCGGAGCGCGTGATCGACAAGCCGTTCCTGCTGCCGGTCGAAGACGTGTTCTCGATCTCGGGTCGCGGTACGGTGCTGACCGGTCGCGTCGAGCGCGGCATCGTCAAGGTGGGTGATGCGGCCGAAGTGGTTGGCCTGAAGGACACCCAGCAGACGACGGTCACGGGCGTGGAAATGTTCCGCAAGCTGCTCGACCAGGGTCAGGCCGGTGACAACGTCGGCGTGCTGGTCCGCGGTCTGAAGCGTGAAGACGTCGAGCGTGGCCAGGTGCTGGCTGCTCCGAAGTCGGTCACGCCGCACACCGAGTTCGAGGGTGAGGTGTACATCCTGTCGAAGGACGAGGGTGGCCGTCACACGCCGTTCTTCAGCAACTATCGCCCGCAGTTCTACTTCCGTACCACGGACGTGACGGGTTCGATCAAGCTGCCGGAAGGCGTCGAGATGGTGATGCCGGGTGACAACGTGAAGATCAACGTCACGCTGGGCTTCCCGATCGCCATGGACGAAGGCCTGCGCTTCGCGATCCGCGAAGGCGGTCGTACCGTCGGCGCCGGCGTCGTGGCGAAGATCAACAAGTAA
- the rpsL gene encoding 30S ribosomal protein S12 has protein sequence MTTVNQLVRKARSPKAYKSASPALQSSPQRRGVCTRVYTTTPKKPNSALRKVAKVRLTNGFEVISYIGGEGHNLQEHSVVLIRGGRVKDLPGVRYHTVRGSLDCAGVTKRRKSRSKYGAKRPKS, from the coding sequence ATGACGACAGTCAACCAGTTGGTTCGCAAAGCCCGCAGCCCGAAGGCGTACAAGAGCGCGTCGCCGGCCCTGCAGAGCAGCCCGCAGCGTCGCGGCGTCTGCACGCGCGTTTACACGACCACCCCGAAGAAGCCGAACTCGGCGCTGCGTAAGGTTGCCAAGGTGCGCCTCACCAACGGTTTCGAAGTCATCAGCTACATCGGTGGCGAAGGTCATAATCTCCAGGAGCACTCGGTGGTCCTGATCCGCGGCGGTCGCGTCAAGGATCTCCCGGGTGTGCGTTACCACACGGTTCGCGGCAGTCTCGACTGCGCCGGCGTGACCAAGCGTCGCAAGTCGCGCTCGAAGTACGGCGCCAAGCGCCCGAAGAGCTGA
- the rpsJ gene encoding 30S ribosomal protein S10, protein MANQKIRIRLKAFDHRLIDRSASEIVETAKRTGATVLGPIPLPTKIERYTILVSPHVDKDARDQYETRTHKRVLDIIDPNDKTVDALMKLDLAAGVDVQIKLG, encoded by the coding sequence ATGGCGAACCAAAAGATTCGCATTCGGCTCAAGGCGTTCGATCATCGTCTGATCGATCGTTCGGCCAGCGAGATCGTCGAGACGGCTAAGCGCACTGGCGCCACGGTCCTCGGCCCGATCCCCCTGCCGACCAAGATTGAGCGCTACACCATTCTGGTGTCGCCGCACGTCGATAAAGATGCCCGCGACCAGTACGAAACCCGTACTCACAAGCGCGTTCTTGACATCATCGACCCCAACGACAAAACCGTGGACGCGCTCATGAAGCTCGATCTTGCGGCTGGCGTTGACGTGCAGATCAAGCTCGGCTGA
- the fusA gene encoding elongation factor G — MARTTPIERYRNFGIMAHIDAGKTTTTERILFYTGVSHKIGEVHDGAATMDWMEQEQERGITITSAATTAFWKGMDRSLPEHRFNIIDTPGHVDFTIEVERSLRVLDGAVFVLCAVGGVQPQSETVWRQANRYKVPRLAFVNKMDRTGANFDKVVGQLKARLGANPVPMQVPIGAEDNFEGVVDLLKMKAVKWDMESQGMKFEYVEIPAELQARAEADRTTMIEAAAEATEEMMDKYLGGEELTEAEIIEGLRLRTLRSEIIPVFCGTAFKNKGVQAMLDAVVNLLPSPLDRPPVEGIDENEQPDTREAKDDAPFSALAFKIMTDPFVGALTFFRVYSGTLNAGDPVYNPVKSKKERIGRMLQMHANERHELKEVRAGDIAAAVGLKDVTTGDTLCAQDHIITLERMTFPEPVISMAVEPKTKSDQEKMGVALGRLAAEDPSFRVKTDEESGQTIISGMGELHLDILVDRMRREFNVEANVGKPQVAYRETIQAQDVKSDYKHAKQSGGKGQYGHVVIELSPISDADRADPKIAPSIKDDFLFINDISGGVIPKEFIPSVEKGLRETITSGPLAGFPVVNVKVKLVFGSYHDVDSSEMAFKLASSMAFKQGFAKAKPVLLEPIMKVEVVTPEDYVGDVMGDISRRRGMLTGQEETPSGKTINAMIPLGEMFGYATTIRSLSQGRATFTMEFDHYEPAPSNIAEQVMKKS, encoded by the coding sequence GTGGCACGCACCACTCCCATCGAGCGCTACCGCAACTTCGGCATCATGGCTCACATCGATGCCGGCAAGACCACGACCACGGAGCGCATCCTGTTCTACACCGGTGTCAGTCATAAGATTGGCGAGGTGCATGACGGTGCGGCGACGATGGACTGGATGGAGCAGGAGCAGGAGCGCGGCATCACCATCACTTCCGCTGCCACGACGGCATTCTGGAAGGGCATGGATCGTTCGCTGCCCGAGCACCGCTTCAACATCATCGACACCCCGGGACACGTTGACTTCACCATCGAAGTGGAGCGTTCGCTCCGCGTGCTCGATGGCGCGGTGTTCGTGCTCTGCGCGGTGGGTGGTGTGCAGCCGCAGTCCGAGACCGTCTGGCGCCAGGCCAACCGGTACAAGGTTCCGCGCCTCGCGTTCGTCAACAAGATGGATCGTACCGGTGCCAACTTCGACAAGGTCGTTGGCCAGCTGAAGGCTCGCCTCGGTGCCAACCCGGTGCCGATGCAGGTGCCGATCGGTGCCGAAGACAACTTCGAAGGCGTCGTCGATCTTCTCAAGATGAAGGCCGTCAAGTGGGACATGGAGTCCCAGGGCATGAAGTTTGAGTACGTCGAGATCCCGGCCGAGCTGCAGGCTCGTGCCGAGGCTGACCGCACCACCATGATCGAAGCTGCGGCGGAAGCCACGGAAGAGATGATGGACAAGTACCTTGGTGGCGAAGAGCTGACCGAAGCGGAGATCATCGAAGGTCTGCGTCTGCGCACCCTGCGCAGCGAGATCATTCCGGTCTTCTGCGGTACCGCCTTCAAGAACAAGGGCGTGCAGGCCATGCTCGACGCGGTCGTCAATCTGCTCCCGTCGCCGCTCGACCGTCCGCCGGTCGAAGGTATCGACGAGAACGAGCAGCCGGACACCCGCGAAGCCAAGGACGACGCACCGTTCTCGGCGCTCGCGTTCAAGATCATGACCGACCCGTTCGTCGGCGCGCTGACGTTCTTCCGTGTCTATTCGGGCACGCTGAACGCCGGTGACCCGGTGTACAACCCGGTCAAGTCGAAGAAAGAGCGCATCGGCCGCATGCTCCAGATGCACGCTAACGAGCGTCACGAACTGAAGGAAGTCCGCGCTGGCGATATCGCCGCTGCGGTTGGCCTGAAGGACGTCACGACCGGTGACACGCTTTGCGCGCAGGATCACATCATCACCCTGGAGCGCATGACGTTCCCGGAGCCGGTGATTTCGATGGCTGTCGAGCCGAAGACCAAGTCGGATCAGGAAAAGATGGGCGTCGCCCTCGGCCGTCTGGCTGCGGAAGATCCGTCGTTCCGCGTCAAGACGGACGAAGAGTCCGGTCAGACGATCATCTCGGGCATGGGCGAGCTTCACCTGGACATCCTGGTGGACCGCATGCGCCGCGAGTTCAACGTCGAGGCCAACGTCGGCAAGCCGCAGGTGGCTTACCGCGAGACGATTCAGGCGCAGGACGTCAAGTCGGACTACAAGCACGCCAAGCAGTCGGGTGGTAAGGGTCAGTACGGTCACGTTGTGATCGAACTCTCGCCGATCTCCGATGCCGACCGTGCGGATCCGAAGATCGCGCCGTCCATCAAGGACGACTTCCTCTTCATCAACGACATCAGCGGCGGTGTGATTCCGAAGGAATTCATCCCGTCCGTCGAGAAGGGTCTGCGCGAGACGATCACCAGCGGTCCGCTCGCGGGCTTCCCGGTCGTCAACGTGAAGGTCAAGCTCGTCTTCGGTTCGTACCACGACGTCGATTCGTCGGAAATGGCGTTCAAGCTCGCCTCGTCGATGGCGTTCAAGCAGGGTTTCGCCAAGGCGAAACCGGTTCTGCTCGAGCCGATCATGAAGGTTGAAGTCGTGACGCCGGAAGACTACGTCGGTGACGTGATGGGCGATATCTCGCGCCGTCGCGGCATGCTGACCGGTCAGGAAGAAACTCCGTCGGGCAAGACCATCAATGCGATGATCCCGCTCGGTGAGATGTTCGGTTATGCGACCACGATTCGTTCGCTGTCGCAGGGTCGCGCCACGTTCACGATGGAATTCGACCATTACGAGCCGGCGCCCAGCAACATCGCTGAGCAGGTCATGAAGAAGTCCTGA
- the rpmC gene encoding 50S ribosomal protein L29 yields MASKDINQKSADELKQDLLDLRKEQFNLRMQKGSGQLTQPHQLRRVRRDIARTKFVLGAKK; encoded by the coding sequence ATGGCCAGCAAAGATATCAACCAGAAGTCGGCGGACGAGCTCAAGCAGGATCTGCTGGACCTTCGCAAGGAGCAGTTCAATCTGCGCATGCAGAAAGGCTCCGGTCAGCTCACCCAGCCGCACCAGCTGCGCCGCGTTCGGCGTGACATCGCCCGCACGAAGTTCGTGCTCGGCGCTAAGAAGTAA
- the rplX gene encoding 50S ribosomal protein L24, with amino-acid sequence MNRIRKGDNVVVITGKNKGQRGDVLRVDGERVVVSNVNLVKRHTKPNPQANQPGGIVEREASIHISNVQLFNSATNKGERAGTKTLEDGRKVRVFRSGEVVDA; translated from the coding sequence ATGAACCGTATCCGCAAGGGTGATAACGTCGTCGTCATCACCGGTAAAAACAAGGGGCAGCGCGGTGACGTGCTGCGTGTTGACGGAGAGCGCGTTGTCGTCTCGAACGTCAACCTCGTCAAGCGTCACACCAAGCCGAATCCCCAGGCCAACCAGCCGGGTGGAATCGTCGAGCGTGAAGCTTCGATCCATATCTCCAACGTACAGCTCTTCAACTCCGCCACCAACAAGGGCGAGCGCGCTGGCACCAAGACGCTCGAGGACGGGCGCAAGGTGCGCGTGTTCCGCTCTGGCGAAGTGGTCGACGCGTAA
- the rplB gene encoding 50S ribosomal protein L2 encodes MALITHKPTSPGRRDAVSVRTEGLHKGAPYAPLTESQSKTGGRNHYGRITTRHRGGGHKQAYRIIDFKRDKEGIAAVVERLEYDPNRTAHIALLCYADGERRYIIAPKGVAVGDRLVSGSDSPIKPGNCLPLRSIPVGSTIHCIEMKPGKGAQIARSAGASVQLVAREQGYATLRLRSGEMRRVPVECRATIGEVGNSEHSLRKLGKAGKKRWAGIRPTVRGVVMNPVDHPHGGGEGKTSGGRHPVSPWGTPTKGYKTRNNKRTQQFIVRRRK; translated from the coding sequence ATGGCACTGATCACTCACAAGCCGACCTCCCCGGGACGCCGCGACGCTGTCAGCGTGCGGACCGAAGGTCTGCACAAGGGCGCACCTTACGCGCCCCTGACCGAATCGCAGTCGAAGACGGGTGGCCGCAACCACTACGGTCGCATCACCACGCGTCATCGCGGCGGCGGTCATAAGCAGGCGTACCGCATCATCGATTTCAAGCGCGACAAGGAAGGCATTGCCGCCGTTGTCGAGCGTCTTGAATACGATCCGAACCGCACGGCGCACATCGCGCTGCTGTGCTACGCCGACGGCGAGCGCCGCTACATCATCGCGCCGAAGGGCGTGGCGGTGGGCGACCGTCTCGTGTCGGGCTCCGACTCCCCGATCAAGCCGGGCAACTGCCTGCCGCTTCGTTCGATCCCGGTCGGTTCGACGATCCACTGCATCGAAATGAAGCCGGGCAAGGGTGCGCAGATCGCGCGTTCCGCCGGTGCATCGGTCCAGCTGGTCGCTCGTGAGCAGGGTTATGCAACGCTGCGTCTTCGCTCCGGCGAAATGCGTCGCGTCCCGGTTGAATGCCGCGCCACCATCGGTGAAGTCGGCAACTCGGAGCACAGCCTGCGCAAGCTCGGCAAGGCCGGTAAGAAGCGCTGGGCGGGTATCCGTCCGACGGTTCGCGGCGTGGTGATGAACCCGGTCGACCATCCGCATGGCGGTGGTGAAGGTAAGACCTCTGGCGGCCGTCACCCGGTCAGCCCGTGGGGTACCCCGACCAAGGGTTACAAGACGCGTAACAACAAGCGCACCCAGCAGTTCATCGTGCGTCGTCGCAAGTAA
- the rpsC gene encoding 30S ribosomal protein S3 has translation MGHKVHPTGIRLGIAKDWNSKWYANKGEYAVYLQADLKVREMLRKKLAAAGISKIQIERPAKTARVTIHTARPGVVIGKKGEDIEKLRKEVTDMMGVPTHINVSEVRKPELDAQLVAESIAQQLERRIMFRRAMKRSVGNAMRLGALGIKINVSGRLNGAEIARSEWAREGRVPLHTLRADIDYGTAEAKTQYGIIGVKVWVYKGEIFDLAAATAESKEEQQPQQSRRDGGENRRERTAK, from the coding sequence ATGGGTCATAAAGTACATCCCACCGGTATCCGCCTCGGCATTGCCAAGGACTGGAACTCGAAGTGGTACGCCAATAAGGGCGAATACGCGGTGTATCTGCAGGCCGACCTCAAGGTCCGCGAGATGCTCCGTAAGAAGCTCGCCGCCGCCGGTATCTCGAAGATCCAGATCGAGCGCCCGGCCAAGACCGCCCGCGTGACGATTCACACCGCCCGTCCGGGCGTGGTGATCGGCAAGAAGGGCGAGGACATCGAGAAGCTGCGTAAGGAAGTCACCGACATGATGGGCGTTCCGACGCACATCAACGTCAGCGAAGTCCGTAAGCCGGAGCTCGATGCCCAGCTTGTCGCAGAATCGATCGCTCAGCAGCTCGAGCGTCGCATCATGTTCCGCCGCGCCATGAAGCGCTCGGTCGGCAACGCGATGCGCCTCGGTGCCCTGGGTATCAAGATCAACGTTTCCGGCCGTCTGAATGGCGCCGAGATCGCTCGCTCCGAGTGGGCCCGTGAAGGTCGTGTTCCGCTGCATACCCTGCGTGCGGACATCGACTACGGCACCGCCGAAGCCAAGACCCAGTACGGCATCATCGGTGTCAAGGTATGGGTCTATAAGGGCGAGATCTTCGATCTGGCAGCAGCTACCGCCGAGTCGAAGGAAGAACAGCAGCCTCAGCAGTCGCGCCGCGATGGTGGTGAAAACCGCCGCGAGCGGACGGCCAAGTAA
- the rpsG gene encoding 30S ribosomal protein S7: MSRKGSHPARVVLPDPKHGSQLIARFINMVMKSGKKSVAEAIVYGALQHISEKHGEPVQLVEKALGNIAPAVEVKSRRVGGATYQVPVEVRPGRRMALAMRWVIDAARKRGETSMPRKLAAELLEASESRGGAVKKREETHRMAEANKAFSHYRW; the protein is encoded by the coding sequence ATGTCGCGTAAAGGTTCCCATCCCGCCCGTGTGGTCCTCCCGGACCCGAAGCACGGAAGCCAGCTGATTGCCCGCTTCATCAATATGGTGATGAAGTCCGGCAAGAAGTCCGTAGCCGAAGCCATTGTGTACGGCGCCCTCCAGCACATCAGCGAAAAGCATGGTGAGCCGGTGCAGCTCGTCGAGAAGGCCCTGGGCAACATCGCCCCGGCCGTCGAGGTGAAGTCGCGTCGCGTTGGCGGTGCCACGTACCAGGTGCCGGTCGAAGTTCGTCCGGGCCGTCGTATGGCGCTTGCCATGCGCTGGGTGATCGACGCAGCGCGCAAGCGCGGCGAGACGTCCATGCCGCGCAAGCTGGCCGCCGAACTGCTCGAAGCCTCGGAATCCCGTGGCGGCGCCGTCAAGAAGCGCGAAGAAACGCATCGTATGGCAGAGGCCAACAAGGCCTTCTCGCATTACCGCTGGTAA
- the rplD gene encoding 50S ribosomal protein L4: MELNVIGAKALTVSDEVFGGEYKKALVHQVVTAYQAAGRAGTKAQLSRGQMSGTTKKFKKQKGGGARHGDYRAPIFVGGGVTFAAKPRSFEQKVNRKAYRVAIRSIVAELTRQGRLKVVTELSIDAPSTKGMIAKLAELEVKGRVLLVSEDATEALYLSARNIPYIHVVDVLALNPVSLVGSDFVVMTVDAVKKVEEWLA, translated from the coding sequence ATGGAACTCAACGTTATTGGCGCCAAGGCGCTCACCGTGTCGGACGAAGTGTTCGGCGGCGAGTACAAGAAGGCCCTCGTGCACCAGGTCGTCACCGCCTATCAGGCGGCTGGCCGTGCCGGTACGAAGGCTCAGCTGTCTCGCGGTCAGATGTCCGGTACGACCAAGAAGTTCAAGAAGCAGAAGGGCGGCGGTGCCCGCCACGGCGATTACCGCGCTCCGATCTTCGTCGGTGGTGGTGTGACGTTCGCGGCCAAGCCGCGTAGCTTCGAGCAGAAGGTCAACCGCAAGGCTTATCGCGTCGCGATCCGTTCGATCGTTGCCGAGCTGACCCGCCAGGGTCGCCTTAAGGTCGTCACCGAACTGTCGATCGATGCCCCGAGCACCAAGGGCATGATCGCCAAGCTCGCCGAGCTCGAGGTCAAGGGTCGTGTGCTGCTGGTGTCGGAAGACGCCACCGAAGCGCTCTACCTGTCCGCCCGCAACATTCCGTACATCCACGTCGTCGACGTGTTGGCCCTCAATCCGGTCAGCCTCGTCGGTAGCGACTTCGTCGTCATGACGGTGGACGCGGTCAAGAAAGTCGAGGAGTGGCTCGCATGA
- the rpsS gene encoding 30S ribosomal protein S19, whose product MPRSLKKGPFVDLHLVKKVEAAVSANNKRPIKTWSRRSMILPEMVGLTIAIHNGRQHVPVLINENMVGHKLGEFAVTRTYKGHAGDKKGK is encoded by the coding sequence ATGCCGCGCTCTCTAAAAAAAGGTCCGTTCGTCGACCTGCACCTCGTGAAAAAGGTGGAAGCCGCCGTTTCCGCCAATAACAAGCGTCCGATCAAGACCTGGTCGCGTCGTTCGATGATTCTGCCGGAGATGGTCGGTCTGACCATCGCCATCCACAACGGCCGCCAGCACGTGCCTGTGTTGATCAACGAGAACATGGTCGGGCACAAGCTCGGCGAGTTCGCGGTGACCCGCACGTACAAGGGTCACGCCGGCGACAAGAAGGGCAAGTGA
- the rplP gene encoding 50S ribosomal protein L16: MLQPKRTKYRKMHKGRNDGLAFNSNLVSFGEYGLKATTHGQLTARQIEAARRCITRFVKRGGKLWIRVFPDKPITRKPIEVRMGAGKGSVEFWVAPIQPGRMLYEIEGVDETTAREAFRLAAAKLSVQTQFVSRAVM, encoded by the coding sequence ATGTTGCAACCTAAGCGTACCAAGTACCGCAAGATGCATAAGGGTCGTAATGACGGCCTGGCATTCAATTCCAACCTCGTGAGCTTCGGCGAGTACGGCCTCAAGGCGACGACGCACGGTCAGCTGACCGCACGTCAGATCGAAGCGGCCCGTCGTTGCATCACGCGCTTCGTCAAGCGTGGCGGCAAGCTCTGGATCCGCGTGTTCCCGGACAAGCCGATCACCCGCAAGCCCATCGAAGTTCGAATGGGTGCAGGTAAGGGTAGCGTCGAGTTCTGGGTCGCCCCGATCCAGCCCGGTCGCATGCTTTATGAAATCGAAGGTGTCGACGAGACGACGGCCCGCGAAGCGTTCCGCCTGGCAGCTGCCAAGCTGTCCGTGCAGACTCAGTTCGTCTCCAGGGCGGTGATGTAA
- the rplN gene encoding 50S ribosomal protein L14, whose translation MIQVQSSLAAADNSGAKEMMCIKVLGGSKRRYASVGDVIKVTIKDAIPRGKVKKGEVYNAVVVRTAKGVRRADGSVIRFDGNAAVLLNNKLEPIGTRIFGPVTRELRTEKFMKIVSLAPEVL comes from the coding sequence ATGATTCAGGTACAGAGCTCGCTTGCTGCAGCCGATAACAGCGGCGCGAAGGAAATGATGTGCATCAAGGTGCTGGGCGGCTCGAAGCGCCGTTACGCCAGCGTCGGTGATGTGATCAAGGTGACCATCAAGGACGCCATTCCTCGCGGTAAGGTCAAGAAGGGTGAGGTGTACAACGCCGTGGTGGTTCGTACCGCCAAGGGTGTCCGCCGCGCCGATGGTTCCGTGATCCGTTTCGACGGTAACGCAGCCGTCCTCCTCAACAACAAGCTCGAGCCGATCGGTACCCGTATTTTCGGGCCGGTTACCCGCGAGCTGCGCACCGAGAAGTTCATGAAGATCGTCTCGCTCGCGCCCGAAGTGCTCTGA